In the genome of Methylococcus sp. EFPC2, the window CGTCTCACGGGGAAACTCCACGTCGACCACCGCGCCGATAATCTGAACGATTTTGCCAGAACTCATGTTTCGACCTCTTAATTATTTAAAGCTCTATTCGAACCGCTTAAACCGCCGCCGCGCCGCCAACGATTTCGGAAATTTCCTGCGTGATCGCCGCCTGGCGCGCCTTGTTGTAGATCAGCTGCAGCTCGTTGATGAGCTTGCCGGCATTGTCCGAAGCGCTTTTCATCGCGACCATGCGGGCCGCCTGTTCGCATGCGTTGTTCTCGACCAGACCCTGGAAGACGATGGACTCGATGTAGCGCACCAGCAAATCGTCCAGCACTTCTTTCGCGTCGGGCTCGTACAAATAATCCCAATGGCCCTTCAACTCTTCGGCAAACTCTTCCACCCGTATCGGAAGGAGTTGTTCCAGCTTGGGCTTCTGCGTCATGGTGTTCACAAACTCGTTGTAGAACACGTAAAGCGCATCGATCTCGCCTTTGCTGTACTCGTCCAGCATGACCTTGATCACGCCGATGATGTCCTGCAAGTGCGGGGTATCGCCGAGCTTCGTGGCCTGGGCGAGTACGTCGACGCCGATCCCGTTGAAAAATACGCTGCCCTTCTGGCCGATGGTAACCATCCGCAGGTCGATCTTCTCGTCCTGCCAGGCGCGAAACTTTTTCAGGGCCTGACGGAACAAGTTCGAATTCAGACCTCCGCACAAACCGCGATCGGACGAAATCAACACCACGCCCACGCGCTTGACTTCCCTTTCCACGGTGAACGGATGCGTGTATTCAGGCTTGGCATGAGCCAGATGCTTGATGATCTGAGCGATCTTCTTGGAATAGGGTCGGGTGGCCTGCATGCGGAGCTGAGTCTTCCGCATCTTGCTGGTAGCGACTTTTTCCATGGCGCGCGTGATCTTCTGAGTATTCTTGATACTCGCGATCTTTACGCGGATTTCTTTACCTACGGCCATTTACGTACCCCTTACCAGGCGTGCGTTGCTTTGAATTTCTTGATCGCCGCGTCGATAGCCGACTGGATTTCGTCGTTGTAATCACCGCTCGCATTGATCTTGTCCAGCAAATCGGCGTGCTCGGACTTTAAATAGCTCTGCAGAGCATCTTCGAAATCGCGCACCTTGCTGACTTCAACATCGTCCAGATGGCCTTCATTCGCCGCATAGATGGAAACGCCCATCTGCGCGACGCTCATCGGCGCGTACTGGTTCTGCTTCATCAGCTCGGTCACGCGCTGGCCACGCTCGATCTGCTTGCGGGTGCTTTCGTCCAGATCGGAGGCGAACTGGGCGAATGCCGCCAATTCGCGATACTGAGCCAAGTCGAGACGAATACCGCCGCCGAGCTTCTTGATGATCTTGGTCTGCGCGGCGCCGCCTACGCGGGAAACCGACAAGCCGGCGTTCACCGCCGGACGGATGCCGGAGTTGAACAGATTGGTTTCCAGGAAGATCTGGCCGTCGGTGATGGAGATCACGTTGGTCGGAACGAACGCGGAAACGTCGCCGGCCTGAGTTTCGATGATGGGCAACGCGGTCAGGGAGCCGGTCTTGCCTTTCACCTTGCCGCCGGTCAGTTTCTCGACTTCTTCGGCATTGATGCGGGAGGCACGTTCCAGCAAGCGGGAATGCAGGTAGAACACGTCACCCGGATACGCTTCGCGGCCCGGCGGACGGCGCAGCAGCAGGGAAACCTGGCGGTAGGCCCAAGCCTGCTTGGTCAAGTCGTCATAGATGATCAGGGCGTCTTCGCCGCGGTCGCGGAAATATTCGCCCATGGAGCAGCCGGAATACGGCGCGATGAATTGCAGCGCGGCCGACTCGGATGCGGAGGCCACCACGATGATCGTGTGGGCCAGAGCGCCGTGTTCTTCCAGTTTACGGACGACGTTGGCGATGGAGGACTGCTTCTGGCCGATGGCGACGTAGATGCACTTAACCCCGGTGCCTTTCTGATTGATGATCGTGTCGATGGCGATCGCGGTCTTGCCGGTCTGGCGGTCGCCGATGATCAGTTCGCGCTGGCCGCGGCCGACGGGGATCATGGAATCGATCGCCTTCAAGCCGGTCTGCAGCGGTTGGCTGACGGATTGACGACTGATGACGCCCGGTGCGATCTTTTCGATCGGCGAGCGCTCGCTCGTATTCAGAGGCCCCTTGCCGTCGATCGGATTGCCCAAGGCGTCCACGACGCGGCCCAACAAGGCCTCGCCTACCGGTACTTCCAGAATGCGGCCGGTACACTTGACGCTGTCGCCTTCGGCCAGGTGATCGTAGGAGCCCAGCACTACGGCGCCGACGGAATCCCGTTCCAGGTTGAGCGCCATGCCGTAGGTATTGCCGGGAAATTCCAGCATTTCACCTTGCATGACGTCGCTCAGGCCGTGCACACGGACGATACCATCGGTCAGACTGACGACCGTTCCTTCGGTGCGCGACTCAACACCCAGATCGAATTTTTCGATCTTGCTTTTGATGAGGTCGCTAATTTCAGAGGGGTTCAATTGCATGATTCTTTTCTCGCTCTAGTTGTAGAGTCTCTTTGCCAATCGCTGAAGCTGCCCACGCACACTGGCGTCGATGACCCGGTCGCCGGCCTTGATCAGCACGCCGCCGATCAAGGACTCATCGACGTGCACATCGAGCCGCGGCTCTCTACCCAAGTTCTTTTTAAGTACTTCGGCCAACTGTTTGTGTTCTTCTTCTTCCAGCGGATAGGCTGTCGCGACGCGAACGTCGACGTAACCCTCATCCTGCGCCTTGTACTGTTCGAACTGATCCCGAATCGCGCCGGCCAGACCGATACGGCGGTTGGCGACCAGGATACGAACGAAGCTGCGGGCTTCGTCGTCCAGATGCCCGCCGCACAAGTCCAGCACGGCCTCGACGAACTGTTCCTTTTTGGCTTTCGGGTTGCTCGCTGCCGCCGCGATGCGGGGCTCTGCGATAACCTGCGCCAGGAGCCCAAGAGCGGTCGACCATTGCTCGGCCGTCCCGGTCTCACGTGCCCTCTTGTACGCGGCGACCGCGTAAGGCCTTGCCAGGGTCGCTACTTCGCTCATTGCGCCTGACCCAACTGCTTGCCTAGGTTATCGATGATTTCCTTGTGCTTACCCTGATCGACTTCCTTCTTGAGTATCTGCTCCGCAGCGGACAGCGCCAGGGAAGCGACTTGCTGACGCAATTTCTCCTGGGCCTGTTGAACCTCGCGATCGATCTCCGACTTGGCCGCATGAACGATGCGCTCGCCCTCCTGCTTGGCCGCCAGCTTGGACTCCTCGGCCAATTCATTGGCGCGTTTTTGAGCCAGGTTCACGATCTCGGATGCCTGGTCCTTGGCATCTTTCAGTACGGATTTAGCCTTCTTATCCGCAAGCTCGAGCTCATGCTTGCCTTTATCGGCTGCGGCCAACCCTTCGGCGATCTTTTTCTTGCGCTCTTCGAGC includes:
- a CDS encoding F0F1 ATP synthase subunit delta, which produces MSEVATLARPYAVAAYKRARETGTAEQWSTALGLLAQVIAEPRIAAAASNPKAKKEQFVEAVLDLCGGHLDDEARSFVRILVANRRIGLAGAIRDQFEQYKAQDEGYVDVRVATAYPLEEEEHKQLAEVLKKNLGREPRLDVHVDESLIGGVLIKAGDRVIDASVRGQLQRLAKRLYN
- a CDS encoding F0F1 ATP synthase subunit B, whose product is MSINASIIGQIITFALLVWFTMKYVWPPLLQALEERKKKIAEGLAAADKGKHELELADKKAKSVLKDAKDQASEIVNLAQKRANELAEESKLAAKQEGERIVHAAKSEIDREVQQAQEKLRQQVASLALSAAEQILKKEVDQGKHKEIIDNLGKQLGQAQ
- the atpG gene encoding F0F1 ATP synthase subunit gamma, whose product is MAVGKEIRVKIASIKNTQKITRAMEKVATSKMRKTQLRMQATRPYSKKIAQIIKHLAHAKPEYTHPFTVEREVKRVGVVLISSDRGLCGGLNSNLFRQALKKFRAWQDEKIDLRMVTIGQKGSVFFNGIGVDVLAQATKLGDTPHLQDIIGVIKVMLDEYSKGEIDALYVFYNEFVNTMTQKPKLEQLLPIRVEEFAEELKGHWDYLYEPDAKEVLDDLLVRYIESIVFQGLVENNACEQAARMVAMKSASDNAGKLINELQLIYNKARQAAITQEISEIVGGAAAV
- the atpA gene encoding F0F1 ATP synthase subunit alpha → MMQLNPSEISDLIKSKIEKFDLGVESRTEGTVVSLTDGIVRVHGLSDVMQGEMLEFPGNTYGMALNLERDSVGAVVLGSYDHLAEGDSVKCTGRILEVPVGEALLGRVVDALGNPIDGKGPLNTSERSPIEKIAPGVISRQSVSQPLQTGLKAIDSMIPVGRGQRELIIGDRQTGKTAIAIDTIINQKGTGVKCIYVAIGQKQSSIANVVRKLEEHGALAHTIIVVASASESAALQFIAPYSGCSMGEYFRDRGEDALIIYDDLTKQAWAYRQVSLLLRRPPGREAYPGDVFYLHSRLLERASRINAEEVEKLTGGKVKGKTGSLTALPIIETQAGDVSAFVPTNVISITDGQIFLETNLFNSGIRPAVNAGLSVSRVGGAAQTKIIKKLGGGIRLDLAQYRELAAFAQFASDLDESTRKQIERGQRVTELMKQNQYAPMSVAQMGVSIYAANEGHLDDVEVSKVRDFEDALQSYLKSEHADLLDKINASGDYNDEIQSAIDAAIKKFKATHAW